The sequence CCTGCAGACCAAGCGTCTGCGTGGCTTGTTCCTGGCCGGCCAGATCAATGGCACCACTGGATACGAAGAGGCCGCCGGGCAGGGCATCGTGGCCGGGTTGAACGCAGCGCTCGCCGCGAGCGGGGCGGCTTTGACGGTGTTCGATCGTGCCGACGGCTATCTCGGCGTGATGATCGACGATCTCGTCACCCGTGGGATCAGCGAGCCCTATCGGATGTTCACCTCCAGGGCCGAGTATCGGCTGACGTTGCGGGCCGATAATGCGGACCAACGACTGACCGAGAAGGGTATCGCCCTGGGATGCGTCGGGCATGCCCGCACGCAGCACCATCGCGCCAAGATGGACGCCCTGAATGCTGCTCGGACGCTCTCGAAGACGCTGGCGATCACGCCGAACGAGGCGATCAAGCACGGCCTGTCCCTGAACCGTGATGGCCAGCGCCGCTCGGCGTTCGAGCTGATGGCGTATCCGGAGATCGGCTGGAGCCAGGTCCGCGCGATCTGGCCGGAGCTGGCGAGCGTCGATCCCGTGATTGCGACCCATCTCGAGATCGACGCCAAGTACGATGTCTATCTGGAGCGCCAGAGCGCCGACGTCGAAGCCTTCCGGCGCGACGAGGGCATGGTGCTGTCGGAGGTCGACTACAGCCTTGTCCCCGGACTCTCCAATGAGGTGCGGGCCAAGCTGGAGAAGGCGCGGCCGTTCACGGTCGGCCAGGCCGGCCGGATCGACGGCATGACGCCGGCAGCGCTCGGCATCCTCGCGGCTTATCTCCGCCGTGAAGCTCGGAAGACTTCCAAGGCAATCGCATAGGCGTTTCACGTGAAACAGCGCGGACGAGGCGGGGACAAACCGCTATCGCGACAGGCCGGAGCGGGCGAAGGCGGCGGGCGGCAAGCGGAGCCGGTCAAGCCGAAGACCGACAAAGCTGTCGCCAACGATCGGTCGCTCGACGCGGCCATCGCCGCCGACAAGCGCAAGGCGCTCCAGCTCGCTCCCGTTTCACGTGAAATCGAGGAGCGGCTCGACTGCTACATCGCGCTGCTGAGGGAGTGGCAGGCCAAGACCAACCTGGTCGCGCCCTCGACTTTGCCGCAGCTTTGGACCCGGCACATCGCCGACTCGCTCCAGCTCGTCGACCTCGTGCCGTCCGCAAAACGATGGGCCGACCTCGGCAGCGGCGGCGGTTTTCCCGGCGTCGTGCTGGCCTGCGCGATGGCCGGCACACCGGGCGCCAGCGTCCATCTCGTCGAACGAATCGCCAAGAAGGCCGCCTTTTTGCGTGAAGCGATCCGCCTCACCACATCTCCGGGAGTCGTACATCTCGCTGAGATCGGGGATAATGTGGATAGAATCACCGGCCCCGTCGATTGCGTCACCGCGCGTGCACTGGCTCCGCTACATCAACTGATCGGCTTTGCGGAGCCGCTGAT comes from Bradyrhizobium sp. CCGE-LA001 and encodes:
- the rsmG gene encoding 16S rRNA (guanine(527)-N(7))-methyltransferase RsmG — encoded protein: MKQRGRGGDKPLSRQAGAGEGGGRQAEPVKPKTDKAVANDRSLDAAIAADKRKALQLAPVSREIEERLDCYIALLREWQAKTNLVAPSTLPQLWTRHIADSLQLVDLVPSAKRWADLGSGGGFPGVVLACAMAGTPGASVHLVERIAKKAAFLREAIRLTTSPGVVHLAEIGDNVDRITGPVDCVTARALAPLHQLIGFAEPLMRLGAKALFPKGQDVEAELTEAAKYWNIQPQLHRSRTGDGWIVELTSVERRG